The following proteins are co-located in the Desulfatitalea tepidiphila genome:
- a CDS encoding response regulator, giving the protein MAFLLLKISQESNFFTFQVNVFAMEIKRHILVVDDEISTLALVCQLLEKLGYHTTSASSGDEALSYLKENDRIDFVLTDINMPKMDGWELTIRIKAIYPKLPIIAMTGESPAIVIPRLHNDGISGALFKPFKTHQLIEAISNVLEFA; this is encoded by the coding sequence ATGGCATTTTTATTGCTTAAAATCTCCCAAGAATCAAATTTTTTTACTTTTCAAGTGAATGTTTTTGCAATGGAAATCAAAAGACACATTTTAGTCGTTGACGATGAAATCAGCACGCTGGCACTGGTTTGCCAACTACTTGAAAAACTCGGTTATCACACCACATCAGCCAGCAGCGGCGATGAAGCACTCAGTTATTTGAAAGAAAACGATAGGATTGATTTTGTGTTGACCGATATCAACATGCCAAAAATGGATGGCTGGGAACTTACAATTCGCATAAAGGCGATTTATCCAAAGCTGCCGATCATCGCCATGACCGGAGAGAGCCCGGCAATAGTAATTCCCCGGCTCCATAACGATGGAATCAGCGGTGCGCTTTTCAAACCCTTTAAAACACATCAGCTGATAGAGGCCATCTCGAACGTTCTGGAGTTTGCCTAA
- a CDS encoding MBL fold metallo-hydrolase RNA specificity domain-containing protein → MKFPVVHLGGERCVTGSCHFMQLQGLNLLVDCGMTQGEDRGVDPSQWPVRASELDFIFLTHAHVDHIGMLPRLIADGFGGEIICTHPTQALIVPMLNDAMRFEHLSDDAREDVARRIDDLSWGFECGPSFDLKRGISFKLGRAGHILGSCFVRLESARDGFSILFSGDLGNRGTPLLLDPETADPADFLILESTYGNRLHGDRTQRVRQLAGVLAHCLADGGKVFIPAFALGRTQEVLYELDRIFSDDAYREMYPQLRGEAQPPVFVDSPLGLDITQIYSGLHAYWDEEARALLMRGEDPLDFDRLFAVPRHYQHEQLLGVDGPAIIIAGSGMCAGGRIVDHLVHGIEEPRNDVVFVGYTAKGTPGRCIQAQAESHGTVVLDGVERRVNAGVHVLSGYSAHADQKGLLDWVAAMGGRPKMIRLVHGEDDARSALAAALEQRGYVVG, encoded by the coding sequence ATGAAATTTCCGGTCGTCCATCTGGGCGGCGAGCGGTGTGTGACGGGCTCGTGCCATTTCATGCAGCTGCAGGGGCTGAACCTCCTCGTGGACTGCGGCATGACCCAGGGCGAGGACCGGGGGGTGGATCCGTCACAGTGGCCGGTGCGGGCCTCAGAGCTGGATTTCATTTTCCTCACGCATGCCCATGTGGATCACATCGGGATGCTGCCCCGTTTGATCGCCGATGGGTTTGGGGGAGAGATCATCTGCACGCATCCGACCCAGGCGCTGATCGTTCCCATGCTGAACGATGCCATGCGCTTCGAGCACCTGTCGGACGATGCCCGGGAGGATGTTGCGCGCCGGATCGACGATTTGTCGTGGGGTTTCGAATGCGGTCCTTCTTTTGATTTGAAGCGGGGTATTTCATTCAAGCTCGGACGGGCCGGGCATATTCTCGGTTCCTGTTTCGTTCGGCTGGAGAGCGCCCGCGATGGCTTCTCCATCCTGTTTTCCGGGGATCTGGGGAACCGGGGCACACCGCTGTTGCTGGATCCGGAGACGGCGGATCCGGCGGACTTTTTGATTCTCGAATCCACTTACGGCAATCGGTTGCACGGGGACCGGACGCAGCGGGTCCGGCAATTGGCGGGTGTTCTCGCGCATTGCCTGGCCGACGGGGGCAAGGTGTTCATCCCGGCGTTTGCGCTGGGACGCACCCAGGAGGTTTTGTACGAGTTGGACAGGATCTTTTCCGACGATGCGTATCGGGAAATGTATCCTCAGCTGCGTGGCGAAGCCCAGCCGCCGGTTTTCGTGGATTCGCCCCTGGGGCTGGATATCACGCAGATCTATTCCGGGCTTCACGCCTATTGGGACGAGGAGGCGCGGGCGCTGTTGATGCGCGGGGAAGATCCGCTGGATTTTGACAGGTTGTTTGCCGTGCCCAGGCATTACCAGCATGAGCAGCTGCTGGGGGTCGATGGCCCGGCGATCATTATCGCCGGCAGCGGCATGTGTGCGGGCGGGCGCATTGTGGATCATCTGGTGCACGGGATCGAGGAGCCGCGGAACGATGTCGTCTTTGTGGGCTATACGGCAAAGGGAACGCCGGGCAGATGCATTCAGGCGCAGGCCGAAAGCCATGGCACGGTGGTGCTGGACGGGGTGGAGCGGCGAGTGAACGCCGGTGTGCATGTGTTGAGCGGCTATTCGGCCCATGCCGATCAAAAGGGCTTGCTGGATTGGGTGGCGGCAATGGGCGGACGTCCGAAGATGATCCGTCTGGTGCACGGGGAAGATGATGCCCGATCGGCGCTGGCGGCGGCGCTGGAACAGAGAGGGTATGTGGTGGGGTGA
- a CDS encoding golvesin C-terminal-like domain-containing protein, giving the protein MAGAAQVTLAWDTNNPAPDGYRVYRRAEGGSYNYSSPSWTGAATTATLANLADNTTYYCVVRAYVGSQESGNSNEVKISPQTSSTSSSGTTSSSTTTVTLDNGSSRTSATGSWPVSGGTSPYGANSLYSKESGARYTFAPQSSGRCQVRLWWTDYSSRCGNVPVYIYDGSSRIDTVYVDQRQNGGRWNTLGEYTFSGSPRVVIAASGSSCSTCADAAQFAYTTTASGTTSSTTSTSTSTTNTSSSSTTSNTSGSTSSSTSGTTSGSTSTTSNNSAVIVLDDGKTGTTASGSWKVSGGTNPYGSQSLYSKDTSGRYTFSSELSGRYEVSLWWTEYSSRCGSVPVYIYDDNDLLKTIYVDQRENGGLWNVLGSFEFSGKARVVVASRDSSCSTCADAAEFSLDIDDDDSLRVIDDGERGTLEVGKWSVSGGTGAYGSQSLYSKDTSGKYSYSAQLSGNYGVSLWWSAYSSRCGSVPVNVYNGSTKVGTVYVNQRQNGGKWNSLGRYNFTGSARVEVVSRDSSCSTCADAVQYVK; this is encoded by the coding sequence GTGGCCGGCGCAGCACAAGTCACGCTCGCATGGGATACAAACAACCCAGCACCCGACGGCTATAGAGTCTACCGCCGTGCAGAAGGAGGGAGTTACAATTACAGCTCGCCCTCCTGGACCGGGGCCGCCACTACGGCAACCCTCGCCAACCTGGCAGACAACACCACCTACTACTGCGTCGTGCGCGCCTATGTCGGCAGCCAGGAAAGCGGCAATTCCAACGAGGTCAAAATCAGCCCCCAGACCTCGAGTACGTCCTCATCCGGCACCACTTCCTCATCAACCACCACCGTCACCTTGGACAATGGTTCCAGCCGCACGTCCGCGACCGGCAGCTGGCCCGTGTCTGGCGGAACTAGCCCGTATGGAGCCAACTCGCTGTACAGCAAGGAGTCCGGCGCCAGGTACACTTTCGCCCCCCAGTCGTCGGGCCGATGCCAGGTGCGGTTGTGGTGGACGGATTACAGCTCGCGCTGCGGCAACGTGCCCGTCTACATTTACGACGGCAGCAGCCGCATCGATACCGTGTACGTGGATCAGCGTCAAAACGGCGGCCGTTGGAACACCCTGGGAGAATACACCTTTTCCGGATCGCCCCGCGTGGTGATCGCCGCCAGCGGTTCGAGCTGCAGCACCTGTGCCGATGCGGCTCAGTTCGCTTACACAACGACCGCGAGTGGCACCACGAGTTCGACGACATCCACCAGCACCTCGACCACCAACACCTCTTCAAGCAGCACAACCAGCAATACGTCCGGCAGCACCTCGTCGAGCACCTCCGGCACCACCTCCGGTTCTACCAGTACCACTTCCAACAACAGTGCAGTCATCGTTCTCGACGACGGCAAGACGGGCACCACCGCATCGGGTAGCTGGAAGGTCTCCGGCGGCACCAATCCCTACGGTTCCCAGTCCCTGTACAGCAAAGATACCAGCGGCCGATACACCTTCTCATCCGAACTTTCAGGGCGCTACGAGGTCTCCCTCTGGTGGACCGAGTACTCCTCCCGCTGCGGCAGCGTGCCGGTCTATATTTACGACGACAACGACCTGCTGAAAACGATCTACGTGGATCAACGCGAGAATGGCGGCCTATGGAACGTTCTGGGCAGCTTCGAATTTTCCGGCAAGGCCCGGGTCGTGGTCGCCTCCCGCGACAGCAGTTGCAGCACCTGCGCCGACGCCGCCGAATTCAGCCTCGACATCGATGATGACGACTCGCTCCGTGTCATCGATGACGGCGAAAGGGGCACCCTGGAGGTCGGCAAGTGGTCCGTATCCGGTGGGACCGGTGCCTACGGCTCCCAATCCCTGTACAGCAAAGATACCAGCGGAAAATACAGCTACTCGGCCCAGCTTTCCGGCAACTACGGGGTCTCCCTGTGGTGGTCCGCTTATTCCTCACGCTGCGGCAGCGTACCGGTCAACGTCTACAACGGCAGCACAAAGGTTGGCACCGTCTATGTCAACCAGCGTCAAAACGGCGGGAAGTGGAACTCCCTGGGCAGATACAATTTCACGGGATCGGCCCGGGTAGAAGTGGTATCCCGTGACAGCAGCTGCAGCACCTGCGCAGATGCAGTACAGTATGTAAAGTAG
- a CDS encoding tetratricopeptide repeat protein has product MRSFWEWCGLVLMVSLVVGGCASDEEKKLSHYERGVGYFDKAEYKAAEIELKNAIQIDPQYTAAHSKLAETYLKMGDAQGAFRAYSTVVQLDPDNTDALLKLATFYMLGKQFDDSRTRVDAVLGSDPENIEALYLKSGLEDIDKNLPEAAETFRRIIRLDGTQTRAYVGLARVLAQQGKMEEAEINLKKAVAVDPKDVRTRLALIGFYAGRNDIDQAEKEFAAAIEANPQSSELYMAQGNFYLRQKKMEAAEASVLKAVELEPGNSKRYIAAARFYETIGSTDKAREMYAKALEVDADDVAVLYEVARHHFKTNEIDPAESYNEKILASRPGFMPARMLKGEILIAKRDWNGALAVFDAIVAQEPKAEQAHYYKGLAHFSKGEMQVAKASLNRAVELDARNLQARLLLADIALRLRDVDSAERLSKEVIEELPDHYQAHAILGQTYLAKGQPAQAAEVFERMIAMRQDDPQGYYQLGIARRMLRDDEGALAAFDQALQINPKLMDVFAQIVSIYVGRKDFTAAIDRCDAHLEQVKDSALHVAVISHLKGRAYGAQGKDAAAEAAYKEAIDTYENYMPPYFELAKVYWKRNDIDRAIGQYNAVLAQNPNQVQAHMLLGTLYEMQQKYEPAEQHYREALKIDPAFSPAANNLAYRLADTDRELNEALDLARLAKEKLPNDPGVMDTLGWVYYKKGLYDSAIAELNDSAEKLKDNAMVHFHLGMAYYKAGEPARAKAVLERVMVLAPKFEKAEEVRAVLEKL; this is encoded by the coding sequence ATGAGGTCCTTTTGGGAATGGTGTGGCTTGGTGTTGATGGTTTCGCTTGTGGTTGGCGGATGCGCCTCGGATGAGGAGAAGAAGCTGTCGCACTACGAGAGAGGGGTGGGTTATTTTGATAAGGCGGAGTACAAGGCCGCCGAGATCGAGCTCAAAAACGCCATTCAGATCGATCCGCAATACACGGCGGCCCACTCGAAACTGGCTGAGACCTATTTGAAGATGGGGGATGCCCAGGGCGCTTTCCGTGCGTATTCGACGGTGGTTCAGCTGGATCCTGACAACACGGACGCTTTGCTGAAGCTGGCCACATTCTACATGCTGGGAAAGCAGTTCGACGATTCGCGAACCAGGGTGGATGCGGTGCTGGGCAGCGATCCGGAGAACATCGAGGCGCTTTACCTCAAATCCGGTCTGGAGGATATCGACAAGAACCTTCCCGAGGCGGCCGAAACCTTCAGGCGGATCATCCGGCTGGACGGCACCCAGACGCGCGCGTATGTCGGTCTGGCGCGTGTTCTGGCCCAACAGGGCAAGATGGAGGAGGCCGAAATCAATTTGAAGAAGGCCGTGGCGGTCGATCCCAAGGACGTCAGGACGCGGCTGGCATTGATTGGGTTTTATGCAGGCCGGAACGATATCGACCAGGCCGAAAAAGAATTTGCAGCGGCTATCGAGGCCAATCCGCAAAGTTCGGAATTGTACATGGCCCAAGGCAATTTCTATCTGCGCCAGAAGAAGATGGAGGCGGCCGAGGCGTCCGTGCTGAAGGCGGTCGAACTCGAGCCCGGGAACAGCAAGCGCTACATTGCGGCGGCGCGCTTCTACGAGACGATCGGCAGCACGGACAAGGCCAGGGAGATGTATGCCAAGGCGCTGGAGGTGGATGCCGACGATGTCGCGGTGCTCTACGAGGTGGCGCGCCACCATTTCAAAACCAATGAGATCGACCCGGCCGAATCTTACAACGAGAAGATCCTGGCCAGCCGCCCGGGTTTTATGCCGGCCCGGATGCTCAAGGGCGAGATTCTGATCGCAAAGAGAGACTGGAATGGGGCGCTGGCGGTTTTCGACGCGATCGTCGCCCAGGAGCCGAAGGCGGAACAGGCCCATTACTACAAGGGGTTGGCTCATTTTTCCAAGGGGGAGATGCAGGTGGCCAAGGCTTCCCTGAACAGGGCCGTCGAGCTGGATGCCCGAAATCTGCAGGCCAGATTGCTGCTGGCCGATATTGCCCTGCGATTGAGGGATGTGGATTCGGCCGAACGGTTGAGCAAGGAGGTGATCGAGGAGCTGCCCGACCACTATCAGGCCCATGCCATTCTCGGTCAGACCTATCTGGCCAAAGGTCAGCCGGCGCAGGCGGCCGAGGTTTTCGAGCGGATGATCGCCATGCGGCAGGACGATCCCCAGGGCTATTACCAGTTGGGCATCGCCCGGCGGATGCTCAGGGATGACGAGGGCGCCCTGGCGGCCTTTGACCAGGCCCTGCAGATCAATCCAAAACTCATGGATGTCTTCGCGCAGATCGTGAGTATTTATGTGGGGCGCAAGGATTTCACGGCGGCCATTGACCGTTGCGACGCGCATCTGGAACAGGTCAAGGACTCGGCGCTGCATGTGGCCGTGATTTCCCACCTCAAGGGGCGGGCCTACGGTGCCCAGGGAAAGGATGCGGCGGCCGAGGCGGCGTACAAGGAGGCCATCGATACCTACGAGAACTACATGCCGCCCTATTTCGAGCTGGCCAAGGTGTACTGGAAGAGAAACGACATCGACCGGGCGATCGGGCAGTACAACGCCGTGCTGGCCCAAAACCCCAATCAGGTTCAGGCGCACATGCTGTTGGGCACGCTCTATGAGATGCAGCAGAAGTACGAACCGGCCGAGCAGCACTACCGGGAGGCCCTGAAGATCGATCCGGCGTTCTCGCCGGCGGCCAACAATCTGGCGTATCGGCTGGCAGATACGGACCGGGAGCTGAACGAGGCGCTCGATCTGGCGCGGCTGGCCAAGGAGAAATTGCCGAACGATCCCGGCGTGATGGATACCCTGGGCTGGGTGTACTACAAAAAGGGTTTGTACGACAGCGCCATCGCGGAGTTGAACGACAGCGCGGAGAAGCTGAAGGACAATGCCATGGTGCATTTTCATCTGGGGATGGCCTACTATAAGGCCGGCGAGCCGGCCAGGGCCAAGGCGGTTTTGGAGCGGGTGATGGTGCTGGCGCCTAAGTTCGAAAAGGCCGAGGAGGTCCGGGCCGTGTTGGAGAAACTCTGA
- a CDS encoding hybrid sensor histidine kinase/response regulator: protein MKDAPPLYNSRIFQSYVDYLRIARPDLKSQEFLDYAGITPEELADTAHWFTQEQADRFHQIIAEKSGESDIARKAGRFSASSAGMALFQQYVIGLLTTETALLSMAKIFPLFTKGATVKVKRLAPGKIEIISAPNADVDEKPYQCENRMGSIEALPKLFTNLYAHIEHPLCFHRGDEACHYIVSWVDPKSLTIKLWRNYSLIGSSILLAILCLFLPLGYFLSLAAIFICLNVTMEIAYARTKIKELEKIVEHSHQAAEERIETAHTSYNNSLLVQEIGQATAVILNVDDLMHKLAELMHQRLSFDRGLILLADEAETRLFYKAGYGYSEEEQTYLEKTTFHLDKPDSRGFFVRSFLDKKNLTISDANEMVDSLSARSRNLLETFGVRSLLCIPIIYKDKAVGILAVDNVNSQAPLKKSDVNLLEGIASHIAIGINNARSFQKLQESEDRYRQTLESIEEGYFEIDLNRRLLFANKAFARLAGGVLDELQASRFEYFFSPDSIAQLEKLFQPILDTREPVRFVQLELAAGKDKVLPVDLSISLILDHHQQPAGYRGFLRDAQDRLKLEMERKELEKRLQRAQKMESIGTLAGGIAHNFNNWLGGILGNITLIKMAVPDNTAFERITKIEHIIDNAAKMNRQLLSYARGGNYEIKAIDLNEMIQDVSDTFAAARKDVVVRLKLDPALPTVEADRSQIEQVLWNLYANAADAMPNGGTFTICTHNIASETIKGRYHDIPSGNYAKISCTDTGSGISAEHMETIFEPFFTTKKNKGTGLGLASVYGIVNAHKGFLDVSSEIGAGSTFSIYLPSVDATPSVNLEQRQTAQKGEGTILIVDDEIMMLETSIALLTGLGYTALGASSGEETLEKYSDKLDILDVIIIDMVMPGMNGGELYKRLKKIKPNLKALLCSGYSVNESIQAVLDQGCQGFLQKPFSVGQLSEAVQKLFTEDA, encoded by the coding sequence ATGAAAGATGCTCCCCCGCTATACAACAGCCGCATATTCCAAAGCTATGTCGATTACTTGCGTATTGCCCGGCCGGATCTCAAATCCCAGGAGTTCCTTGATTATGCTGGCATCACGCCTGAGGAGTTGGCGGATACCGCCCATTGGTTCACCCAGGAACAAGCGGATCGGTTCCATCAAATTATTGCCGAAAAGAGCGGTGAATCCGACATCGCCCGCAAAGCGGGTCGATTCAGCGCGTCATCGGCCGGCATGGCCCTGTTCCAGCAGTATGTGATCGGACTTTTGACTACCGAGACCGCCCTGCTCTCCATGGCGAAAATATTTCCTCTGTTCACAAAGGGGGCGACCGTCAAGGTCAAACGGTTGGCCCCTGGCAAAATCGAAATCATTTCCGCGCCCAATGCCGATGTCGATGAAAAGCCCTATCAGTGTGAAAACCGCATGGGCAGCATCGAAGCGCTGCCGAAGCTGTTTACCAATCTGTATGCTCATATCGAACACCCACTGTGTTTTCACAGGGGCGACGAGGCGTGCCACTATATTGTCTCCTGGGTCGATCCGAAGTCGCTTACCATAAAGTTGTGGCGCAACTATTCACTGATCGGTTCATCGATACTGCTCGCCATTTTGTGTCTCTTTTTGCCGCTAGGATATTTTTTGTCCCTTGCCGCTATTTTCATCTGCCTGAATGTCACAATGGAGATCGCCTATGCCCGAACCAAAATAAAAGAGCTTGAAAAAATCGTGGAGCACAGCCACCAGGCGGCCGAAGAGCGCATCGAGACGGCGCATACCAGCTATAATAATTCCCTGCTGGTCCAGGAGATCGGTCAAGCCACGGCCGTCATTCTCAACGTCGACGATCTGATGCACAAGCTGGCCGAACTGATGCACCAGCGACTGAGTTTTGACCGAGGGCTGATCCTGCTGGCCGACGAAGCTGAAACGCGCCTGTTCTATAAGGCAGGCTATGGATATTCCGAGGAGGAGCAAACCTATCTCGAAAAAACAACGTTTCATTTGGACAAGCCGGATTCCAGGGGTTTTTTTGTCAGGTCGTTTCTGGATAAAAAGAATCTGACGATTTCCGATGCAAATGAAATGGTGGATTCATTGTCGGCCAGGAGCAGGAATCTGTTGGAGACATTCGGCGTGCGTTCGCTCTTGTGCATACCAATCATTTACAAGGACAAAGCGGTCGGCATCCTGGCCGTGGACAACGTCAACTCCCAAGCGCCATTAAAAAAGAGCGATGTCAATTTGCTCGAAGGGATTGCGTCACACATCGCCATCGGCATCAACAACGCACGCTCTTTCCAAAAGCTGCAAGAAAGCGAAGACAGATACCGGCAAACGCTGGAAAGCATCGAAGAGGGATATTTCGAGATCGATTTGAACCGACGACTCCTGTTTGCCAACAAAGCGTTTGCTCGGCTCGCCGGCGGGGTTTTAGATGAATTGCAAGCAAGTCGCTTCGAATACTTCTTCAGCCCGGATTCCATTGCACAGTTGGAAAAACTGTTCCAACCAATCCTTGATACCAGGGAGCCCGTGCGATTTGTCCAACTCGAGTTGGCCGCTGGCAAGGACAAGGTCCTTCCCGTTGACCTTTCGATCTCCTTAATTCTTGATCATCATCAACAACCGGCCGGATATCGCGGCTTTTTACGCGATGCGCAGGATCGGCTGAAACTGGAGATGGAACGCAAGGAACTTGAAAAGAGGTTGCAGCGGGCGCAGAAGATGGAATCCATCGGCACTCTGGCAGGTGGCATTGCCCACAATTTCAACAACTGGCTGGGAGGCATCCTGGGCAACATCACTTTGATCAAGATGGCCGTTCCGGACAACACGGCATTTGAGCGGATCACAAAAATCGAACACATCATCGATAACGCGGCAAAGATGAACCGTCAACTGCTCAGCTACGCCCGGGGCGGAAATTATGAAATCAAGGCCATCGACCTGAACGAGATGATCCAGGACGTTTCGGATACGTTTGCGGCGGCCAGAAAGGATGTTGTCGTCAGGCTGAAACTCGATCCTGCGCTTCCTACCGTAGAAGCAGACCGGAGCCAGATCGAGCAGGTGTTGTGGAACCTGTATGCGAATGCAGCCGATGCCATGCCAAACGGCGGCACCTTTACCATTTGCACTCACAATATCGCATCAGAAACAATCAAAGGGCGATATCATGATATCCCATCTGGAAATTACGCCAAGATCAGTTGCACCGATACGGGATCCGGCATTTCGGCCGAACATATGGAAACCATTTTTGAACCCTTTTTCACCACCAAAAAGAACAAAGGCACGGGCTTAGGGCTGGCTTCAGTTTACGGCATCGTCAACGCCCATAAAGGTTTTTTAGATGTATCATCAGAAATTGGGGCCGGCAGTACATTTTCCATTTATCTGCCTTCGGTCGATGCAACCCCTTCGGTGAACCTTGAGCAACGCCAGACCGCTCAAAAGGGTGAAGGCACTATTTTGATCGTTGACGATGAAATCATGATGCTGGAGACCAGCATCGCGCTTTTAACAGGGTTGGGGTATACCGCCTTGGGTGCATCCAGCGGCGAGGAGACATTGGAAAAATACTCGGACAAATTGGATATTCTGGATGTGATCATTATCGACATGGTGATGCCCGGCATGAACGGAGGGGAGCTTTACAAACGGCTCAAAAAAATCAAACCGAACTTAAAAGCCCTGCTATGCAGCGGATACAGCGTAAACGAGAGCATACAGGCGGTTTTGGATCAAGGCTGTCAAGGTTTTTTGCAAAAACCCTTCAGTGTCGGTCAACTCTCCGAAGCGGTTCAAAAGTTGTTCACAGAGGATGCATGA
- a CDS encoding helix-turn-helix domain-containing protein — protein sequence MPRKARIDAPGAIHHIIARGIERGIIFRDDQDRDDFVHRLGKVVTETETRCFAWALIPNHFHLLLQTGAAPVSTVMRRLLTGYAVGHNRRHDRSGHLFQNRYKSILCQKDAYLKELVRYIHLNPLRAGLVENMDELDRYRFSGHSYVAGKMSNDWQAVSEVLSIFDDRLARARLGYRNYLIQGITLGRQPDLVGGGLVRSAGGWDVVCAMRRVGDFQKSDERILGDGDFVETVLVEAQEQMRLQYVLASKGIEFKDLADAVSKVVPISLEELVGPSKARRVVKARAIICYWAVRELGMSMTEIGEKLKIAVSTVSAAVNKGQSIAKEEGLVLSELLNMEI from the coding sequence ATGCCAAGAAAAGCCAGAATAGATGCCCCGGGAGCCATACATCACATTATCGCGAGGGGAATTGAGCGCGGAATCATATTTCGCGACGATCAGGATCGCGACGATTTTGTCCATCGGCTTGGCAAAGTTGTGACAGAAACCGAAACCCGGTGTTTTGCCTGGGCCCTGATCCCTAATCATTTTCATCTACTGCTTCAGACCGGCGCTGCCCCCGTGTCCACTGTCATGCGTCGCCTGCTGACGGGCTATGCTGTTGGACATAACCGTCGCCACGACCGTAGCGGCCACCTCTTTCAAAACAGGTACAAATCGATTCTGTGCCAGAAGGATGCCTACTTAAAAGAGTTGGTCCGCTACATCCATTTGAATCCGTTAAGGGCTGGATTGGTGGAAAATATGGATGAACTGGATCGGTATCGGTTTTCAGGACACAGCTATGTTGCAGGAAAAATGAGCAATGACTGGCAGGCGGTTTCGGAGGTCTTATCTATCTTCGATGACCGGCTTGCTCGAGCTCGCTTGGGCTATCGAAACTATTTGATTCAAGGGATTACCCTTGGGCGGCAACCGGACTTGGTTGGGGGTGGTTTGGTACGCAGTGCAGGAGGCTGGGATGTTGTTTGTGCAATGCGTAGGGTTGGTGATTTCCAAAAAAGTGACGAGCGCATCCTGGGGGACGGCGATTTTGTAGAAACAGTGCTTGTGGAAGCTCAGGAGCAGATGCGTCTTCAATACGTCTTGGCTTCCAAGGGGATCGAGTTTAAAGATCTTGCAGACGCTGTGTCGAAAGTGGTGCCGATTTCACTCGAAGAGCTTGTTGGGCCTTCTAAGGCGCGAAGGGTTGTAAAAGCCAGAGCGATCATCTGTTACTGGGCTGTGCGTGAACTGGGAATGTCCATGACTGAGATCGGGGAGAAGTTGAAAATAGCGGTTTCGACGGTCAGTGCTGCAGTCAATAAGGGCCAGTCCATTGCAAAAGAGGAGGGATTGGTTCTTTCAGAACTATTGAATATGGAAATATGA
- a CDS encoding OmpA family protein: MKNFTTLVILAALAVVSCSTFGSPSSSQKEAELLENGYIALSAGDYNTAEHLLNQALYINDKNPYTLLNLGVVYQDTQRYKQARDAYQAVIDMNPSDTAASANVKGYSGRNLVEIAKVNLANLPPAETQTPPDADGDGVPDDSDWCKNTPPQAAVDANGCWNLTDIFIVSGVELKPDALTQLDDAVLVLMANPSLRMEIQGHTDNSGSDELNQRLSEKRAKAIYDYLVRKGVPADRLTYKGYGESRPIASNLKPEGREQNRRIELVPLP, encoded by the coding sequence ATGAAAAACTTCACCACTCTGGTCATCCTGGCAGCACTTGCTGTAGTTTCCTGCTCGACCTTCGGCTCCCCGTCTTCTTCCCAAAAGGAGGCCGAATTGCTGGAGAACGGCTACATCGCCCTATCCGCCGGAGATTACAACACCGCCGAACATCTCCTGAACCAGGCCCTGTACATCAACGACAAGAATCCCTACACGCTTTTGAACTTAGGCGTGGTCTACCAGGACACCCAGCGCTACAAACAAGCCCGCGATGCCTACCAGGCGGTGATCGACATGAATCCTTCGGACACGGCGGCCTCCGCCAACGTAAAGGGATACTCCGGCCGCAATCTGGTCGAGATCGCCAAGGTCAACCTGGCCAACTTGCCGCCGGCCGAAACCCAGACCCCGCCCGACGCGGATGGCGATGGGGTGCCGGACGACTCGGATTGGTGCAAGAACACCCCGCCCCAGGCGGCCGTCGATGCCAACGGCTGTTGGAACCTGACCGACATTTTCATCGTAAGCGGCGTGGAGTTGAAGCCTGACGCGCTTACCCAGCTCGACGATGCCGTGCTGGTGTTGATGGCCAACCCGTCGCTGCGCATGGAAATCCAGGGCCACACCGACAACAGCGGCTCGGACGAGTTGAACCAGCGCCTGTCGGAAAAACGGGCAAAGGCAATCTACGACTACCTGGTCCGGAAAGGCGTGCCGGCGGACCGTCTGACCTACAAGGGATATGGCGAAAGCCGTCCCATCGCATCCAACCTCAAACCCGAAGGCCGCGAACAGAACCGACGCATCGAACTGGTACCGTTGCCATGA